The following proteins are co-located in the Pseudomonas synxantha genome:
- a CDS encoding CitMHS family transporter, with protein sequence MLTFLGFAMVITFMFLIMTKRLSALIALIIVPILFALFGGFAPKIGPMMLEGITKLAPTGVMLMFAILYFALMIDSGLFDPAVRKILKMVKGDPLKVSIGTAVLALVVSLDGDGATTYMICVAAMLPLYQRIGMSPRIMAGLIILAGGVMNMTPWGGPTARAASALHVDPSDIFVPMIPAMAAGVVAILVIAYMYGKRERARLGELHLQGDEIDHSEISVSQFPDARRPKLIWFNGALTLALMCTLIAGLLPLPVLFMVAFSIAMIVNYPCLQQQKDRVAAHAGSVLAVVGLIFAAGIFTGILSGTGMVDAMSKSLLAVIPEAMGPYLAVITALVSMPFTFFMSNDAFYYGVLPVLAEAASHYGITAVEMARASIVGQPVHLLSPLVPSTYLLVALAGIEFGDHQRFTLKWAVLVCLCIMFAALLMGIFPLFSTL encoded by the coding sequence ATGCTGACTTTCCTTGGCTTTGCCATGGTCATCACGTTCATGTTCCTGATCATGACCAAGCGCCTGTCCGCGCTGATCGCCCTGATCATCGTGCCCATCCTGTTCGCGTTGTTCGGCGGTTTCGCGCCGAAGATCGGCCCGATGATGCTCGAAGGCATCACCAAGCTCGCGCCGACCGGCGTGATGCTGATGTTCGCCATCCTCTACTTTGCCTTGATGATCGACTCCGGCCTGTTCGACCCAGCCGTGCGCAAGATCCTCAAGATGGTCAAGGGCGACCCGCTGAAGGTCTCGATCGGCACTGCCGTGCTGGCCCTGGTGGTATCCCTGGACGGTGACGGCGCCACTACATACATGATCTGCGTCGCCGCCATGCTGCCGCTTTACCAACGCATCGGCATGAGCCCACGAATCATGGCGGGCCTGATCATTCTCGCCGGTGGCGTGATGAACATGACCCCTTGGGGTGGCCCGACGGCCCGCGCCGCCAGTGCGTTGCATGTGGACCCCTCGGACATCTTCGTGCCGATGATCCCGGCCATGGCCGCCGGCGTCGTGGCGATCCTGGTGATTGCCTATATGTACGGCAAGCGCGAGCGTGCGCGCCTGGGTGAACTGCACCTGCAAGGCGACGAGATCGACCACAGCGAAATCAGCGTGTCGCAGTTCCCTGACGCTCGCCGCCCGAAGTTGATCTGGTTCAACGGCGCCTTGACCCTGGCGCTGATGTGCACCCTGATCGCCGGCCTGTTGCCGTTGCCTGTGCTGTTCATGGTGGCGTTCAGTATCGCGATGATCGTCAACTACCCGTGCCTGCAACAGCAGAAAGACCGCGTCGCGGCCCACGCCGGCAGCGTGTTGGCGGTGGTGGGGCTGATCTTCGCCGCGGGCATTTTCACTGGCATCCTGTCAGGCACCGGCATGGTCGACGCCATGTCCAAGAGCCTGCTGGCGGTCATCCCCGAGGCCATGGGCCCGTACCTGGCGGTGATCACCGCGCTGGTAAGCATGCCGTTCACCTTCTTCATGTCCAACGATGCGTTCTACTACGGCGTGCTGCCGGTACTGGCCGAAGCCGCCAGCCACTACGGCATCACCGCGGTGGAAATGGCCCGCGCATCGATCGTTGGGCAACCGGTACACTTGCTCAGCCCGCTGGTACCCTCCACTTACCTGCTGGTGGCCCTGGCCGGTATCGAGTTCGGTGATCATCAGCGCTTCACCCTCAAGTGGGCAGTGCTGGTGTGCCTGTGCATAATGTTCGCTGCATTGCTGATGGGGATTTTTCCGCTGTTCAGCACTCTATAA